A genomic window from Engraulis encrasicolus isolate BLACKSEA-1 chromosome 14, IST_EnEncr_1.0, whole genome shotgun sequence includes:
- the si:ch1073-335m2.2 gene encoding msx2-interacting protein isoform X5, producing MVRETRHLWVGNLPEHVREEKIVEHFKRYGRVESVKVLRKRGSEGGVAAFVDFVDIKSAQKAHNSVNKMGDRDLRTDYNEPGSVPSAVRGLEDNPPSSSHARDVSGFSRAAVGPVYGAPVSLHAREGRYERRLDGSSESRERSYDHSPYSHHERGATFERPRHYNTDYYRDRALFSSPVGSGAAAGAIAGGFDTPEPHFESRIRGGDPFALSSSASRRGDPYRDDRGRRADRTYHHHRRSRSSHSSQSRHPSPTQRSSGQSSKAAHSPKRAPVSPGRGPRSQSRSRSSSSDSVSSTSSTGSGSDSNSSSSGGSRARSVQSAATHAPQAHPGMSMDDEPRRSFGIRVQNLPVRSTDTSLKDGLFHEFKKYGKVTSVQIHGASEERYGLVFFRQQEDQEKALNVSKGKLFFGMMIEVTAWNGPETESENEFRPLDGRIDEFHPKATRTLFIGNLEKTANYQQLLDVFQRFGEVVDIDIKRVNGIPQYAFVQYSDIASVCKAIKKMDGEYLGANRLKLGFGKSMPTTCVWLDGLASNITEQYLTRHFCRYGHVVKVVFDRMKGMALVLYNNTDFAQTAVRETKGWKIGGNKIKVDFASQESQMAFYRSMQASGQDIRDFYEIPTERREERRPPYHEFPAERAYYENVRTPGLYADDPRRDYPGRSRERYSELDHYPSEHYDPRYHEDPREYREYRDQFEQDMRKYTYIQRERERERFEADRGRWSPSHQRRPISPSASPSPSDRVTREAERRVYRHSSERSGSCSSVSPPPPQFEKPGKSPMDYKTEGAEREMELLEMERVGGSERSRRGRRKDKGDKEKGERGKSRRGKMPSPSVSHLETDKEASLDGSSIKGKILEGDGTEKSRYKGDNEPSPSEHISRLETPQKSDRLDAGKGEASDRDGKSRLKKHLKSDIGGEAKDLMLESDRLAARKRRFADPGGKTIRQKRGRMEDEGVQSPEFGTNSALPKDSEDVKALEKETQKREHVKPKLDRGPSHYGVKDDQDSSSMSGIRGQGSMMRQGEPPDLDDQDSGKHLSVPGVSRRFSHDETLDHENKSREEYDIDLSQSYRKQMEQNRRLRQQIPEPDTHGKTGSPQSLEAEELEHRSLVHEVGKPPQDVTDTSPSSRNKKPEMFELDVGSKRERVYRSFRPKSEDPEWNNTNSPKPQQPSQHIEEEMNDMPHLITVKDVKELPKSEETVHPDVEMVKRVHPTQMTKLSTQLHSGMDDPHKRWESRLKQDLLPDVGFSGRKRLGHKHLEYGLWHDLEPGEVRSDSEEDREHKSNSPMPSTSLSFPERQRGDRLSDSKFTSSLERNKFYSFALDQTITPDTKALLERAKSLSSSREDNWSFLDYDSHFASLRSRKDTEKVESTPRPTPSWYMKKKKIRSESEDKLDDRKEAEPKPEEQQERRELFASRFLHSSIFEQDSRRLQHLERKHEDSEQGVGYQSTQPSALEGQPDAEPGVLFHSRFLELTRLQHQKDKDFKEPQEIKREVTDDSRTEKPQEEPQEQPQSAIPVPHAVEPEPERKPELETKPEPETKPEPETKPEPDTKPEPEIKPISPTQLLPLPPPKFVQPPKELSPPLEKPVPSNSPKSSDVVMKEEREREKTPPPPLPLQHDETPPPSLPPQPVPEERPNSVSPVLPEYQASEFKESVSQEQMEPSVNTEKDTSEDLSSSVELKPSEMEESGLPEIKPEAEVLNTPRSVSPAPVEDMDILKNEPSPVDEEPSVKPDVDQSYVPSPVEEPVSPPQKSKTKKTKASPTTPVAPLPSPSTPDKQATRKSERTSKRGSSPRGEIPKTAAESKQKSPIQGPETEQVTEQRRRRRNVKSVYATPVEDESTLQTGKEVEPQRSARRRGVDKEVAPPQPPEQDAQTQQTSSKPRGRPPKNRRQGEDASAQKLKVAETKEMESIETMGSNEPVLKPKGKQHSPASQRSQPCPTPLSSTSVKKVDKYPDPDPQQEDLPEDIEMTDSEPASDSVSGVEKGKDESREDEKQTMEEQQKEHDDLVMDTPTEAPAVEEVPQAGKSGRSKATRLVRNTKLPAEDKSLVLKNLRIRLDMTEVIMNKKSELSPKDQAMESPQDKELVEGDMEEESDTIMPDSAENVFAREFELEQAVENIAKLTEGSNPPPIKSPRKEGPSPVVPSPVVPSPVVPPAAEPEPPTKKPANPASENELAAAIDSITSEGLPCPLPQQPQEPAVSVATMSEPAVQPFTTDSKTTELSSSSAPVQEEISTPITPRKGAKGRAKTPKKTKAQKAAANRKEMKDSVPEPDNSQTNTPEPMAIETPAITESPPVAPIVITPPPKSNMSHPTDNSVSEGALNDEPTHGRSAGLVNKSPNILKPTQQPYECTPLSPTSLCLKTSHSSRLPLSPTDRFNQSRNPPLPLVPPAQVSPAPGPGPETHDPDPGNSDLRKILMKPKNITSTCAIAPANMPPHLPRESEPPSDMNKTPVPENRHVSLPAPLSAQAVVRSPGSLPPNESKQMFNEKTVISVIASTATSVISRICNTPEGEEKANIPRSNPYAEKQLPKQMFPPSAEESSTYHGAAVGEDGGNAGRFVVESATLNTGPSPGLRINTSEGVVVLSHSGQKMEGPQRISAKISQIPPASPADMESQQLVSMPQMKPDHYAQAPSAKCPLVPADHGHPIKTQPGLSAKQDNSLDKMETYQAGGQSGVVKRLQQPGANPGVMGYHHSADFAMLLKHPKKEGAEPMSDGAKPSWASAISPAISPHLPSAAGNAVGFMPNAPSDRGAPAHLTGIKEPRSPRKTCHPHSPFTKVSSPIGSSSPKAMPVVLPSGLPAAMSQYVPNVHHSEQSVIMPPHSTHGNIGRMSPHRGVSQTIPIGHLSQGDVRVNTPPLAMMNYGMHSADALQASPWSGAPQPCPTSPQPVGSRDMVLKVNPANTRPHEANEEEARRYQGLGRPGAQPPMKPEAFPQEYRGPLPSHGLPPGPLDRYNLQQRDMRVLMHHQQGERPAAEMHHGGPEPVPSSSSSTGMTASLSPRGHLIAKALPEKEALKPDVNRPASPAGKEGIIGIRGAMTAIASPQRIPILASGASPAFQEYQAVYTNIRGVPSQFSDSSPLNISQAPHIAPSQAHQDPEHPQTSAEGKVEPVENQSVNMVQLLTKYPIIWQGLLALKNDTAAVQLHFVYGNKALAVRSLPLPEGGAMLRIVQRMRLEASQLESVARRMTGDTEFCLLLAMPCGRDQDDVRSQTQMLRQAFISYLQAKLAAGIINVPNPGSNQPAYVLQIFPPCEFSESHLSRLAPDLLSRISSICPQHLMIVITSV from the exons ATGGTTCGGGAAACCAGACACCTTTGGGTGGGAAACTTACCCGAACATGTTCGAGAGGAGAAAATTGTTGAGCATTTTAAACG CTATGGCCGGGTGGAGAGCGTCAAGGTGCTGCGCAAGCGCGGCTCGGAGGGGGGCGTGGCGGCGTTCGTGGACTTTGTTGACATCAAGAGTGCCCAGAAGGCCCACAACTCCGTCAACAAGATGGGCGACCGCGACCTGCGCACGGACTACAACGAGCCGGGATCCGTGCCTAGCGCTGTGCGGGGGCTGGAGGACAACCCCCCGTCTAGCAGTCACGCCCGCGACGTTTCGGGGTTCTCACGTGCCGCCGTTGGGCCCGTTTATGGGGCCCCCGTGTCCCTCCACGCCAGGGAGGGCCGGTACGAGCGCAGACTAGACGG caGCTCGGAGAGTCGGGAGCGAAGTTACGACCACAGCCCCTACAGCCACCATGAGCGTGGTGCAACCTTCGAGCGGCCGCGGCACTACAACACAGACTATTACCGTGACCGTGCCCTGTTCAGCTCGCCCGTGGGCTCTGGCGCAGCCGCGGGGGCGATAGCGGGCGGCTTTGACACCCCTGAGCCCCACTTCGAGTCGCGCATACGTGGTGGCGACCCCTTTGCACTGTCGTCCAGCGCCTCGCGGCGTGGAGACCCGTACCGAGATGACCGGGGGCGGCGGGCGGATCGGACTTACCATCACCACCGCCGTAGCCGCTCCTCGCACTCCTCCCAGTCGCggcacccctcccccacccagcGCAGCTCCGGACAGAGCTCCAAGGCCGCCCACTCCCCTAAACGCGCCCCAGTCTCCCCCGGCAGGGGACCTCGATCGCAGTCACGGTCGCGATCTTCAAGCTCAGACTCAGTCAGCAGTACCAGCAGCACGGGGAGCGGCAG CGACTCGAACAGCAGCTCCAGTGGAGGCTCTCGAGCACGCTCAGTGCAGTCCGCTGCCACGCACGCACCCCAGGCCCATCCCGGCATGTCGATGGACGACGAGCCGCGCAGGAGTTTTGGGATTCGGGTTCAGAACCTCCCTGTGCGCTCCACAG ATACAAGCTTAAAGGACGGGCTTTTCCACGAATTTAAGAAGTACGGGAAAGTGACATCCGTCCAGATCCACGGAGCGTCGGAGGAGCGATACGGACTGGTGTTCTTCAGGCAGCAGGAGGACCAGGAGAAGGCGCTGAACGTGTCTAAGGGGAAGCTCTTCTTTGGCATGATGATCGAGGTCACAGCGTGGAACGGACCTG AGACGGAGAGTGAAAATGAATTTCGGCCACTGGATGGGAGGATAGACGAGTTTCATCCAAAGGCAACCCGCACTCTTTTTATTGGAAATTTGGAGAAGACCGCAAACTACCAGCAGCTGCTTGATGTCTTTCAGCGCTTTGGAGAAGTAGTG GACATTGACATCAAAAGGGTCAATGGTATTCCTCAGTACGCATTTGTGCAATACTCGGACATCGCCAGTGTTTGCAAGGCGATAAAGAAGATGGATGGAGAATACCTGGGAGCCAACCGATTAAAG CTTGGGTTTGGGAAGAGTATGCCCACGACGTGCGTCTGGCTGGATGGCTTGGCCTCGAACATTACGGAGCAGTACCTCACCAGGCACTTCTGTCGCTATGGGCATGTCGTCAAG GTGGTGTTTGACAGAATGAAAGGAATGGCTCTTGTCTTGTACAACAACACAGACTTTGCCCAGACAGCAGTAAGAGAGACCAAAGGTTGGAAGATTGGTGGCAACAAAATCAAA GTTGATTTTGCCAGCCAAGAGAGCCAGATGGCCTTCTATCGGTCTATGCAAGCGTCTGGACAAGACATAAGAGACTTCTATGAAATCCCAACTGAGAGAAG AGAGGAACGCAGACCTCCTTACCATGAATTCCCAGCAGAGCGGGCGTATTATGAAAATGTGCGTACGCCGGGCCTCTACGCCGACGACCCCCGACGAGACTACCCCGGCAGGAGCAGAGAACGCTACTCTGAGCTAGACCACTACCCGAGTGAACACTACGATCCCCGTTACCATGAAGACCCTAGGGAGTACAGAGAGTACCGCGACCAGTTTGAGCAGGATATGCGGAAGTACACCTACATccagcgggagagggagagggagcgttTCGAGGCTGACCGTGGCCGATGGAGCCCCTCACATCAGAGACGGCCGATCAGCCCCAGCGCCTCGCCGTCACCCTCAGACAGAGTGACGAGGGAGGCTGAGCGACGTGTGTACAGGCATTCGTCTGAGAGAAGTGGCAGCTGTAGCTCTGTTTCCCCTCCTCCGCCACAGTTCGAGAAACCAGGCAAGTCCCCGATGGATTATAAGACGGAAGGTGccgaaagagaaatggagttgcTGGAGATGGAACGTGTTGGAGGGAGCGAGCGAAGCAGGAGGGGCAGGCGGAAGGACAAGGGAGACAAGGAGAAGGGCGAGAGAGGCAAGTCGAGGAGAGGCAAAATGCCGTCCCCTTCAGTCTCTCACTTGGAGACTGATAAAGAAGCTTCTTTGGACGGTAGTTCAATTAAAGGGAAAATCTTGGAGGGAGACGGTACTGAAAAGTCACGATACAAGGGTGACAACGAGCCCTCACCCTCTGAGCATATTTCCCGCCTGGAAACCCCACAGAAAAGCGATAGACTGGATGCTGGAAAAGGAGAGGCATCAGACAGAGACGGAAAGAGCAGACTGAAAAAACACTTAAAATCTGACATTGGGGGTGAAGCAAAAGACTTAATGTTGGAGTCTGACCGCTTGGCAGCTCGTAAAAGACGCTTCGCTGACCCTGGTGGGAAAACCATTAGACAGAAGAGGGGCAGGATGGAGGACGAGGGAGTCCAGTCCCCAGAATTCGGAACAAATTCGGCTCTTCCAAAAGATTCAGAAGATGTGAAGGCACttgaaaaagaaacacagaagAGGGAACATGTGAAGCCAAAACTGGACAGAGGGCCTTCTCATTACGGCGTTAAAGATGATCAAGACTCCTCTTCCATGTCTGGAATAAGAGGGCAGGGTTCAATGATGCGACAAGGTGAACCGCCAGATCTTGATGATCAGGACTCTGGGAAGCACCTCTCTGTTCCTGGAGTGTCGAGAAGATTCTCACACGACGAGACTCTTGATCATGAAAACAAAAGCAGGGAGGAATATGACATCGACCTCTCACAAAGCTACCGCAAACAAATGGAACAAAATCGCAGACTACGACAGCAAATCCCGGAGCCTGATACACATGGAAAAACAGGTAGTCCTCAAAGTTTAGAAGCAGAAGAGCTGGAGCATCGTAGTCTAGTGCACGAGGTCGGGAAGCCACCTCAGGATGTTACAGACACTTCTCCGTCTTCCAGGAATAAGAAGCCAGAAATGTTTGAGCTGGATGTTGGCAGTAAGAGAGAACGTGTGTACAGAAGTTTCCGGCCAAAGAGTGAAGATCCAGAGTGGAATAATACTAATTCTCCGAAACCGCAGCAACCCTCCCAACACATTGAAGAAGAGATGAATGACATGCCACATCTCATAACTGTCAAAGATGTGAAAGAGCTACCAAAATCTGAGGAAACGGTACACCCAGACGTAGAAATGGTAAAAAGAGTACACCCAACACAAATGACAAAGCTTAGCACTCAATTGCACAGTGGCATGGATGATCCTCATAAACGTTGGGAGAGTCGTCTAAAACAGGACTTATTACCTGATGTAGGATTCTCAGGAAGAAAAAGACTTGGGCACAAGCATCTGGAATACGGCCTTTGGCATGACTTAGAACCGGGGGAGGTGAGGTCAGACTCTGAAGAGGATCGGGAGCATAAATCAAACTCCCCAATGCCCTCTACCTCTCTGTCCTTTCCCGAGAGGCAAAGAGGGGACAGGTTGTCAGACTCAAAGTTTACTAGCTCACTGGAAAGGAATAAGTTCTATTCGTTTGCACTGGATCAGACCATCACACCAGACACCAAGGCTCTGCTTGAAAGGGCAAAATCTCTATCGTCTTCTAGAGAAGACAATTGGTCTTTCCTGGATTACGACTCCCATTTTGCAAGCTTGCGGAGTCGCAAAGACACTGAGAAGGTAGAGTCAACCCCACGACCAACACCCTCATGGtacatgaagaaaaagaaaattcgtAGTGAGTCTGAGGATAAGCTTGATGACAGGAAGGAGGCAGAGCCAAAGCCAGAGGAGCAGCAAGAACGAAGAGAACTGTTTGCCTCACGGTTTCTTCACAGTTCTATTTTTGAACAAGATTCGAGACGTCTTCAGCATCTTGAACGAAAGCACGAGGACTCTGAACAAGGTGTTGGATACCAGTCTACTCAACCCAGTGCACTGGAGGGGCAGCCTGATGCTGAACCAGGTGTGCTGTTTCATAGCAGGTTTCTAGAGTTAACACGGTTACAACATCAaaaagataaagattttaaaGAACCTCAAGAAATCAAGAGGGAAGTCACAGATGATAGCAGGACAGAAAAGCCACAAGAAGAGCCCCAAGAGCAGCCTCAGTCAGCTATCCCAGTGCCCCATGCTGTTGAACCCGAACCTGAAAGAAAACCTGAACTTGAAACAAAACCTGAACCGGAAACAAAACCTGAACCGGAAACAAAACCAGAACCGGACACAAAACCAGAACCTGAAATAAAACCAATCAGTCCAACCCAGCTACTTCCACTACCTCCCCCAAAATTTGTTCAACCCCCTAAAGAGTTGTCTCCACCATTGGAGAAACCTGTTCCAAGTAACTCGCCAAAGTCATCTGATGTGGTCATGAAGGAGGAACGGGAACGTGAAAAGACTCCTCCACCACCGCTACCACTTCAGCATGACGAGACTCCCCCACCATCGCTACCACCACAACCGGTGCCTGAGGAACGCCCAAACTCAGTCAGCCCTGTGCTTCCTGAATATCAAGCGAGTGAGTTCAAAGAATCAGTGAGCCAGGAACAAATGGAACCTAGTGTCAACACTGAGAAAGATACCAGTGAGGACCTGTCATCCAGTGTTGAACTCAAGCCTAGTGAAATGGAAGAGTCTGGCCTGCCAGAAATCAAGCCTGAAGCTGAGGTTTTGAATACCCCTAGGTCTGTCTCACCTGCTCCGGTGGAAGACATGGACATCTTGAAAAATGAACCTAGTCCCGTTGATGAAGAACCCTCAGTTAAACCAGATGTTGACCAGAGTTATGTTCCTTCCCCTGTAGAGGAGCCAGTGTCTCCACCACAAAAATCTAAAACTAAGAAGACTAAAGCCTCCCCGACAACACCCGTAGCCCCTTTGCCATCACCATCTACGCCTGATAAACAGGCTACCCGTAAGAGTGAGCGTACATCGAAACGTGGTTCTTCCCCACGAGGAGAGATACCAAAAACAGCTGCTGAATCAAAGCAGAAATCTCCAATTCAGGGTCCTGAGACAGAGCAGGTTACTGAAcaaaggcggaggaggagaaatgTGAAGTCGGTATATGCCACCCCTGTGGAAGATGAGTCTACTCTACAAACTGGTAAAGAGGTAGAGCCACAACGCTCAGCAAGAAGAAGAGGAGTGGACAAGGAAGTAGCCCCTCCACAACCGCCAGAGCAAGACGCACAAACACAGCAAACCTCAAGCAAACCGAGAGGTCGGCCACCCAAGAACCGTCGCCAGGGAGAGGATGCATCAGCTCAGAAGTTGAAAGTTGCAGAGACAAAAGAGATGGAGAGCATAGAGACCATGGGTAGCAATGAACCCGTCTTGAAACCTAAAGGAAAGCAACACTCACCCGCTTCACAAAGATCCCAGCCATGTCCAACACCATTATCTAGCACGTCTGTGAAAAAAGTAGACAAATATCCTGACCCTGATCCTCAGCAAGAGGATCTCCCAGAAGATATCGAAATGACAGATTCTGAACCTGCAAGTGATTCTGTTTCTGGTGTAGAAAAAGGAAAGGATGAGAGCAGAGAGGATGAAAAGCAGACCATGGAAGAGCAACAGAAAGAACACGATGATCTTGTAATGGACACGCCCACTGAGGCTCCAGCTGTTGAAGAAGTTCCTCAAGCTGGAAAGAGTGGGAGGTCTAAAGCAACAAGATTGGTTCGAAATACCAAGTTGCCAGCTGAAGACAAGTCTCTAGTTCTTAAAAATCTAAGGATCCGGCTGGATATGACCGAGGTCATTATGAACAAAAAATCCGAGCTCTCTCCCAAAGATCAAGCCATGGAAAGCCCCCAAGACAAAGAACTTGTAGAAGGCGATATGGAGGAGGAATCGGACACAATAATGCCCGACTCGGCTGAAAATGTCTTTGCTCGAGAATTTGAACTTGAACAAGCAGTGGAGAACATTGCTAAACTGACTGAAGGTTCTAACCCCCCACCAATCAAAAGTCCCAGAAAAGAGGGGCCCAGTCCGGTGGTGCCCAGTCCGGTGGTTCCCAGTCCGGTGGTTCCCCCCGCAGCAGAACCAGAGCCCCCCACGAAGAAGCCTGCGAATCCTGCCAGCGAAAATGAGCTTGCTGCTGCCATTGATTCAATCACATCAGAAGGCCTACCATGCCCTTTGCCACAACAACCACAAGAGCCGGCTGTCAGTGTTGCTACAATGTCTGAACCAGCTGTTCAGCCATTTACAACAGATTCCAAGACGACAGAACTCAGTTCCAGCAGTGCTCCTGTTCAGGAGGAGATCAGTACCCCGATCACGCCAAGGAAGGGAGCTAAGGGCAGAGCTAAAACACCGAAgaaaacaaaagcacaaaagGCTGCTGCCAATCGGAAAGAGATGAAAGACAGTGTACCTGAACCTGACAACTCTCAAACTAACACACCTGAACCAATGGCCATAGAGACACCTGCCATTACAGAGAGTCCACCTGTGGCACCCATAGTCATTACCCCACCCCCTAAATCTAACATGTCCCATCCTACAGACAACAGTGTTTCAGAGGGAGCGCTCAATGATGAACCCACACATGGAAGATCAGCAGGGCTGGTGAACAAGAGCCCTAATATTCTCAAACCCACTCAACAGCCCTACGAGTGCACACCTCTGTCGCCAACTTCCCTATGCCTGAAAACTTCACATAGCAGTAGGCTTCCTCTCTCCCCAACAGATCGATTCAACCAGTCCAGGAACCCTCCTCTCCCGCTTGTACCCCCAGCTCAGGTGTCTCCTGCCCCTGGTCCAGGCCCTGAAACCCATGATCCTGACCCTGGTAACAGTGATCTGCGCAAAATCCTGATGAAGCCTAAAAACATCACAAGCACTTGTGCCATTGCACCTGCTAACATGCCTCCACACCTGCCAAGAGAGAGCGAGCCACCATCAGACATGAACAAGACCCCTGTGCCAGAGAATCGTCATGTGTCTTTACCTGCTCCGCTATCTGCTCAAGCGGTTGTCCGGTCCCCTGGTTCCCTCCCACCTAACGAGAGTAAGCAGATGTTTAACGAGAAGACGGTGATTTCAGTCATTGCTTCAACCGCCACTTCTGTAATAAGTCGCATCTGTAATACTCCAGAAGGTGAAGAGAAGGCCAATATTCCCAGGAGTAATCCTTACGCAGAAAAACAACTTCCCAAACAAATGTTTCCCCCCAGCGCAGAAGAGAGTAGCACTTACCATGGGGCAGCTGTTGGTGAGGATGGGGGAAATGCAGGACGTTTTGTGGTTGAAAGTGCAACCCTGAACACCGGTCCCAGTCCTGGCCTAAGGATTAATACGTCAGAGGGTGTGGTGGTGCTCAGTCACTCTGGCCAGAAGATGGAAGGACCACAGAGGATCAGTGCGAAAATCAGCCAGATCCCTCCAGCGAGTCCTGCTGACATGGAGTCCCAACAGCTGGTGTCCATGCCTCAGATGAAGCCAGATCACTACGCCCAGGCACCCAGTGCCAAATGCCCTCTCGTCCCGGCAGACCACGGCCATCCCATCAAAACGCAGCCTGGTCTTTCAGCTAAACAAGACAACTCTCTGGACAAGATGGAGACGTACCAAGCGGGCGGTCAGAGTGGAGTCGTGAAGAGGCTGCAGCAGCCAGGCGCCAATCCGGGGGTGATGGGCTATCATCACTCTGCAGACTTCGCCATGCTACTGAAGCATCCAAAGAAAGAAGGAGCAGAGCCCATGAGCGATGGAGCTAAACCCTCCTGGGCATCCGCCATCAGTCCGGCGATAAGCCCTCACCTTCCTTCAGCGGCGGGCAATGCAGTTGGGTTCATGCCCAACGCTCCGTCGGATAGAGGGGCCCCTGCCCACCTCACTGGTATTAAAGAGCCCCGTTCTCCTCGGAAAACTTGCCACCCCCACTCTCCCTTTACCAAAGTGTCTTCTCCAATTGGTTCCTCGTCCCCAAAAGCGATGCCTGTGGTTCTACCCTCTGGGCTGCCCGCCGCCATGTCGCAATACGTCCCAAACGTCCATCACTCAGAGCAGTCGGTCATCATGCCTCCTCACAGCACCCATGGCAACATTGGCCGAATGTCGCCGCACCGCGGCGTCAGCCAGACCATTCCAATTGGGCACTTGTCTCAAGGCGATGTTCGTGTGAACACGCCGCCACTGGCCATGATGAATTATGGCATGCATTCTGCAGATGCATTGCAGGCATCTCCGTGGTCAGGCGCTCCGCAGCCATGCCCGACGTCTCCTCAGCCAGTGGGCAGCAGGGACATGGTCCTGAAGGTTAACCCTGCCAACACCAGGCCACACGAGGCCAACGAGGAGGAGGCGAGGCGATACCAAGGCCTGGGAAGGCCAGGCGCCCAACCTCCCATGAAGCCTGAGGCCTTTCCGCAGGAATACCGTGGTCCCTTGCCATCACATGGCCTGCCGCCTGGTCCGCTGGACCGCTATAACCTCCAGCAAAGGGACATGCGCGTCCTGATGCACCATCAGCAGGGTGAGCGGCCTGCTGCTGAGATGCACCACGGCGGTCCTGAACCCGTGCCCTCGTCCTCCAGCTCGACCGGCATGACTGCCTCCCTGTCACCCAGAGGGCATCTGATAGCCAAGGCCCTGCCCGAGAAAGAGGCCCTGAAGCCGGACGTCAACAGGCCGGCCTCGCCCGCCGGGAAAGAGGGAATCATCGGCATTCGTGGAGCCATGACTGCCATCGCATCGCCTCAGCGCATCCCCATTCTGGCGTCAGGAGCGAGCCCAGCGTTCCAGGAGTACCAGGCGGTGTACACCAACATCAGAGGGGTGCCTTCCCAGTTTTCTGACAGCTCTCCACTGAACATAAGCCAGGCTCCACATATTGCACCTTCACAg gCTCATCAAGACCCAGAGCATCCCCAAACATCAGCTGAGGGTAAAGTGGAACCGGTGGAAAACCAGTCTGTTAACATGGTGCAACTATTAACG AAATACCCCATCATCTGGCAAGGATTGCTTGCACTAAAGAATGACACCGCTGCAGTCCAGCTACATTTCGTGTATGGAAACAAGGCTCTGGCCGTGCGATCCCTACCACTACCTGAGGGGGGCGCCATGCTCAGGATTGTCCAGAGGATGAGACTAGAGGCTTCACAGCTAGAGAGCGTGGCCAGAAGGATGACG GGAGACACTGAGTTCTGCCTGCTGCTGGCGATGCCGTGCGGCCGCGACCAGGACGATGTGCGCAGCCAGACCCAGATGCTGCGGCAGGCCTTCATTAGCTACCTGCAAGCCAAGCTGGCCGCCGGCATCATCAATGTCCCCAACCCCGGATCCAAccag CCGGCGTACGTGCTGCAGATCTTCCCGCCGTGTGAGTTCTCGGAGAGCCACCTGTCTCGTCTGGCCCCCGACCTCCTGAGCCGCATCTCCAGCATCTGTCCCCAACACCTCATGATCGTCATCACCTCCGTctga